From Crassaminicella indica, one genomic window encodes:
- the recA gene encoding recombinase RecA: MDGKRKALEIAMGQIEKQFGKGAIMKLGEDTSRLNIESISTGSLDLDIAVGIGGIPRGRIIEIYGPESSGKTTVALHIIAEAQKKGGVAAFIDAEHALDPVYAKNLGVNIDELVVSQPDTGEQALEICEALVRSGAIDVIVVDSVAALVPKAEIQGEMGDSHVGLQARLMSQALRKLAGAINKSKTSAIFINQLREKVGVMFGNPETTTGGRALKFYASVRLDVRRIESIKKGDEILGNRTRVKVVKNKVAPPFRVAEFDIMYGTGISKEGSILDCAVKEDIIKKSGSWYSYGDEKLGQGRENAKQFLAKNPEICLEIENKIREVHKLPLVKEIEQTATADNE, translated from the coding sequence ATGGATGGAAAAAGAAAAGCGTTAGAAATTGCCATGGGACAAATAGAGAAGCAATTTGGAAAAGGTGCTATCATGAAACTTGGTGAAGATACATCAAGATTAAATATCGAATCTATTTCTACTGGTTCATTAGATTTAGATATTGCTGTTGGGATAGGTGGGATTCCAAGAGGAAGAATTATTGAAATATATGGACCGGAGTCTTCAGGGAAAACAACAGTTGCTCTTCATATTATAGCAGAAGCTCAAAAAAAAGGAGGGGTTGCAGCTTTTATAGATGCTGAACATGCACTTGATCCTGTGTATGCAAAAAATTTAGGAGTCAATATTGATGAGTTGGTTGTATCTCAACCAGATACTGGAGAACAAGCATTAGAAATATGTGAAGCGTTAGTTAGAAGTGGAGCAATTGATGTAATCGTAGTAGACTCTGTTGCTGCTTTAGTTCCTAAGGCTGAAATTCAAGGGGAAATGGGAGATAGCCATGTAGGACTACAGGCAAGGCTTATGTCTCAAGCATTAAGGAAGCTTGCAGGTGCTATTAATAAATCAAAAACTTCTGCAATATTTATTAATCAGTTGAGAGAAAAAGTAGGAGTTATGTTTGGAAATCCAGAAACAACTACTGGAGGAAGAGCACTTAAATTTTATGCATCTGTAAGACTTGATGTAAGAAGGATTGAATCTATTAAAAAAGGTGATGAAATATTAGGAAATAGAACAAGAGTAAAAGTTGTAAAAAATAAAGTAGCTCCACCTTTCAGAGTAGCAGAATTTGATATTATGTATGGTACGGGTATATCAAAGGAAGGCAGTATTTTAGATTGTGCAGTTAAAGAAGATATTATAAAAAAATCAGGTTCATGGTATAGCTATGGTGATGAGAAATTAGGGCAAGGTAGAGAAAATGCAAAACAATTTTTAGCTAAAAATCCAGAGATTTGTCTTGAAATAGAGAACAAAATAAGGGAGGTACATAAACTTCCTTTAGTGAAAGAAATTGAACAAACTGCTACAGCAGATAATGAATAA